A single bacterium DNA region contains:
- a CDS encoding electron transfer flavoprotein subunit alpha/FixB family protein, with protein sequence MATNDILILAERAGDRLALVSSELCGIGRKLADEKGGALQAVLLGGAGTKELAQGLIALGADKVYAAEADLLSTYTNTIYTDVLDGVLAQIDPAIFIAGNTSTGRDVAPRLAFRRGAGYAHDCTDLSLDGGKLAAVRQVYGGGAVSHVRARGDGLAVASLRLKTLPAASIQEGRSGEMVEVEVSVDTGQVKMKFVESKKIESEGVRLEDAEIVVSGGRGLGGPENFAQLHELAKVLKAAVGASRAAVDAGWVPAQIQVGQTGKIVGPNLYIAVGISGAMQHMVGAGPSKNIVAINTDPDAPIFQRARYGVVGDYRKILPAFTAKCRELLEN encoded by the coding sequence ATGGCAACGAACGACATTCTGATTCTGGCCGAGCGGGCGGGTGATCGCCTCGCTTTGGTGAGCAGCGAACTCTGCGGGATCGGCCGCAAGCTGGCGGATGAAAAGGGGGGAGCGCTCCAGGCCGTTCTTCTGGGCGGCGCCGGCACGAAAGAGCTGGCCCAGGGGCTGATCGCGCTGGGCGCGGACAAAGTGTACGCCGCCGAGGCGGATTTGCTCTCCACCTACACCAACACGATTTATACCGACGTGCTCGACGGGGTGCTCGCCCAGATTGACCCGGCCATCTTCATCGCGGGCAACACCTCGACCGGCCGCGACGTCGCCCCCCGCCTCGCCTTCCGGCGCGGGGCCGGCTATGCCCACGACTGCACGGACCTCTCCCTGGACGGCGGCAAGCTCGCCGCCGTCCGCCAAGTCTACGGCGGCGGCGCCGTCAGCCATGTCCGGGCCAGGGGCGATGGGCTGGCCGTCGCCTCCCTTCGGCTGAAAACCCTGCCCGCCGCGAGCATTCAGGAGGGACGCTCGGGCGAGATGGTCGAGGTGGAGGTTTCGGTGGACACGGGGCAGGTCAAGATGAAGTTCGTCGAATCGAAAAAGATCGAGTCCGAGGGCGTGCGCCTGGAGGACGCGGAGATCGTCGTCAGCGGGGGGCGCGGGCTGGGCGGACCGGAGAATTTTGCGCAGCTCCATGAGTTGGCCAAAGTTCTCAAGGCCGCCGTGGGCGCGAGCCGCGCCGCGGTGGACGCGGGCTGGGTGCCCGCCCAGATCCAGGTGGGCCAGACGGGGAAGATCGTGGGGCCGAATCTCTATATCGCCGTCGGAATCTCCGGGGCCATGCAGCACATGGTGGGCGCGGGCCCGAGCAAGAACATTGTCGCCATCAACACCGACCCGGACGCGCCCATCTTCCAGCGGGCGCGCTACGGCGTGGTGGGGGACTACAGAAAAATCCTCCCGGCCTTTACGGCCAAGTGCAGGGAGTTGCTCGAAAATTGA